From the Papaver somniferum cultivar HN1 chromosome 2, ASM357369v1, whole genome shotgun sequence genome, the window tcctaactttgtaagttctctttcatacttacaaccttgaaaccgattttccacacttccaaacaagtttagaattggttcatctgactttcaagaactatgtgattgatcaaataatcattcaatcacaaatcatgggtttaacggttcgaccaaaacaagttccgattataccttccatgtgagtattgtgcatagtcacactagctttccaaaattcggttgactaggtactaggatcggttccccacatatatatggtatctaacttgaatgtgttgcacatgtccataggatcggttcccctttgcctaaaaacgtgttgcacatgtccataggatcggttcccctttctgctataaacctgttgcacctcatacaaggatcggttctcctttgtgatgtactgtacctattactaggatcggttccccttttcccagttttggtcagacataaaatcacaaacccgatcataccatctcaggtgattacttaagatcggattcactaataaaagtcataccaatacataagtcaggcctttttgaatagttctaccaagaacacaaacaagttttgagcggttatactcaatcacacatattggttgttcataagataatcaatgaataacaaaaccaataacacctggaaatttccttttcggttcacaaacaagtttatgaacttacttccttagaacacatgtaaatcattgttccctaggatgaaatcctcaccttatacccatacataatcataatagcattaaAATGAtaatggcgatgtcttatctgcaaagtttaatggttaagcaataaacctcgtattgtattccttaatactatgtctatctagagttcaaatatgcttcgcagttttgttttctatatgcacgacttgaaagatacgttagcaaacgaaacagttcaagtcaaatatcactaacctcaagtggaaggatgattgttgtcgttgtagctccttggttcttcacatcttcaagtcttcgcaatacttgtaatgtctcatatcctaatactttcaagctaacctatacgaagttgactctagtacgtaataaagcgactcttaacatgagttttgattcactaaaatatgacaactaaacttgacataccaacgcttggtgggatcaaccgagctatgctctaacacaaggtcCCGGTGATTATGACAAGATAGTGAGAGCAGAAATACCTAACCCTAAGGAAGAGCCAGAACTACACGAGGGTGTGAAAAAGCGGATGATTCACGGTCCATGTGGTAGTAAGTGCATGAGGGATGGTAAATGTAAGAGAAACTTTACTAAAGAATTTTCTGAGTGTACTGTGCAAGGAAAAGATGCATACCTTGTTCACAGGAGACGTAATGATAGACGATGCATATGCAAGAGTGAGAGTTTTGAAGTAGATAATGGTTGTACCTTATAACCCTTGGCTATTACAGAAGTATGATTGTCATATAAACGTGGAAATTTATAGCAGTGTGGAGAGTGTTAAATATCTTTACAAGTATGTGTATAAGGATCCGGATTATGTATCTTTTGGAGTGCAGCCAGAAGACCATGACGATATAAAAAGGTATAAAAATGCAAGATGGGTTTGTGCACAAGAGGCAATGAGGAAAATCTTTAGCTTTCCTCTTTACAAGGTCTATCCTTCGGTAGTGAGATTACAGATACATCTTCCCAATCAACAGAATGTCAGGTACTATGATTATCAAACGTTAGATGAAATTTTGTCTGATGAGAGGAATTTGAGAACAACTTTGACAGATTTCTTTGTTACAAATGCTCGTGATCCTAGAGCGAGAGAGTTGTTATACCATGAATTTTCAGAACACTACTGTTGGGATACAAAAACCAAATAGTGGAGAAGAAGACGAAGTACGCAGAAGCCGATAGAGAGGGTTTATACAGTACCTTCATGTGCAGGAGAGGTGTGGTCCTTAAGGCACATTCTAAACCACGTTAGAGGTCCGACTTCTTTTGATGATCTATTGTTTTTTGATGGAGAAACATGTCGGACATTCAAGAGAGCTGCCGAAAAACTGGGACTCTTAGAGAATGATTAGAGTGCGAGAGCGTCTTTGGCTGAAGCAGAAACAATCAAGATGTCGTCTGTTCTGAGAATAAATTCGCCTCTATCTTGAAATTTTGTAATCCATCAGGCATGAGAGAATTTTGGGATGAATTTTTCAACATCATGATCGAGGATTACTCGAGTTCAAGCAATACAAGCTCGACATTCTTATCAGATCGTCTTCTTCGCGAGTTGAATTTGATCCTTAAGCAGCACGATAAAGATATATACTTGTATGATCTACCGCGAATTGTAGGAACATTGGGTGAGGACTTTGAGATTTCCAGTCTGATTCAAGAGGAGTTGTCGATTCATATATCCGACGAAGACCTGTCTTCTGTCCAAAAATTGAATGAAGACCAGTCTAGGGCCTACGATACAATCATGGGAGAAAttgagaaaaagaaaagtaaagtcTTCTTCATAGATGGCCCGGGAGGTACTGGGAAGACATGCCTCTATCGTGTTATTCTGGCGACTGTCAGGAAAAATGGTGGTATTGCGTTAGCAACATCCACGTTGGGAATTGATGCTACCTGGTGGGAGGACAGCATACTCAAGGTTTCATCTTCCGATGACACCGACATCAACTTCAATGTGTCGTACTAAGAAGCAAACTAAGGAAGCTAAACTTTTGAGGCATGCTACCGTCCTTATGTGGGATGAAGCTACAATGGCGCATCGCTACTCTTTGGACGCATTTGATCGGATGATGAGGGATATCACTGAGATAGTTGAACCATTTGGTGGAAAAATTATAATCATGGGAGATGATTTCCTCCAGGTACTACCAGTGAATCCAAGGAGTACAAGGGGACAAACAGTTGATGCATGTCTTAGCAGGTacattacatttttttttccttttaagataaaaaaattattttatattaatatgatGCGATACTTAATGTTTCTTAAACTCTGGTACTTAATTAACTTTTACGAGGATAATTCGAAATGATATTGAGTTACATTGCATTCTTAACAGGTCACGTTTGTGGGAAAGTGTAAATGTTTTGCATCTGAAGAAGAATATGCCATGCAGCCGAGGATGCATATTATTCTGAGTTTTTGATGCGTGTTGGTGACGGGGATGAATCGTGCGTTGCTAATGACATGATAAAGGTTCCGGAAGATATGGTCATACCATGGGTTAGTGATTCTTCTTTGTCTCGGCTTATAGATGTAACATTTCCAAACTTGGTGGAAAATTCCAGAGATAAAGACTACATGGTCAATAGGGCATTGATCATACTATTGAACGAGTACGTCGAGAAGCTTAATGACCGAGTACTTAGCATCTTTCCTGAAAAAGAGGTTCTATTGTACTCATTTGATTCTGTAGACGACGATACTCACGGTCTTTTACCAACAAGAATACCTGAACAACATTGCTCCTGAGGTTTGCCATCTTATATTTTGAAATTGAAGATCGACGCGCTATTATGTTATTGTGTAATGTTGATGCAAAAAATGGTCTATATAATGGTATCGGGTTAATAATCAAAGAGTTCTTCCCAAACTGTATAGATGTTGTAATATTTAGTGGAAATTACATAGGTACACGAGTCTTCATTCACAGGATGACACTGGAGCCACCTGAGAATCTGAAGCTCCCATACAATTTTAAACGTAAATAGTTTCCGATCAGTTTGTGATTCGCCTTTACAGTCAACAAGGCGCAAGCGCAGACGATCGAAACACATGCATTTTTTCCCCTGAACATGTGTTCAGCCATGGTCAACTGTACGTTGCTCTCTCGAGACGAGTGTCAAGTAGCAACACGAAAGTATTAGTGACTAAAGGCACCATTGCAAAGAAGAAGGGAACATACATGAAAAATGTTGTGTATAAAGAAGTCTTTTTGACTTAGAAAACTACGAGTTACAAATACACATTCTTGATGTAAAAAGACATTTATGACTGAAAAATTATTAAATGAAAAATTCAAGTTTAGTCATATTTACTTTTTACAGATTAGCTTGAAATTAATTTTCAGCACTTGGCGTTGATAGTTGACTTTGATCATTGAACAATTGTTGACTTTAACCGTTAACTAATATACGAAAAAATAAAATTACGGAATGAACGGAACGGCAGGTGCATCGCGCATGCGTGCTATACtagttgtaataattaatttttaCGATTATTGTTTTCATAGTGTGTAAATGTAAAAAAGAGATCAATtgaagtttttgttttgttttgttttgttttgttttgttttgtgtaCAGACAAAAAAACTTAAGTGTTGTGTTGTTTAAATAAAGTGGTAATTATATAATTGTCCCTCCTTTTTCATGGGTTTCATAAATATCCTAATAACACAAAAAATATACCCTTCTCGTTCCAAAACCCACCAGGGGTCCATTAAAGATTCTGCAACGTTACAAATATGCCCCtcatatatatttattaatttgaatCAAGAATCAGTTATTAACGGAAAGAAAAACAGAAAGAGGGAGAGAACCCGATCTTCATTAGCTGAAAATCCGAAGAAAAAAATTCGATATTTTTTCCTGTGAAATCTAGAGTTTGAATCACCGGAaaatcttcttattctttttatACTGAATCTGTATTCATCAATTCAATCATTCGAATCTTTAAATCTGAGATCTGAGAGCAGTTTCCTCATCAacaacagaatcaacagaatctGAAAGCAGTTTCTTCGATCTGTTTTTCTGAAACAAATTGGTAATGGTGATTCGTGATCGAAGATGAGTAGAAATGTATATGATATTGGCATATTCGATTTGTAGTTTCTAAATCTTCATCCCTGATTTCAGTTTATTCGTATTTTCTGTTGCAGAGATCGTGATTTTGGAAGCTTGATTTTGTGTGTTTGATTCTACTGGATTGATTGGTTCATTTACATATTATTTGAATTCGCGATCCTTATTCATCTCTTAAACAAGTATTATTCAATTTTTAAATTTCCggtttttgattttgaatttctgtTGTTTTACTTATATCGTCTCATGATTCAATGTTAGGTTTATCATTCATGATTTTAGcttcaatatactttttatgaaccAGTTCTCGTTATGAATTATTCTGGAGAATACTGAGTATTGATGAATTATTTGGAGAATGCTGAGTGTTTATGAATtatttggagaatactaagtgTTGATGAATCAGTTTTGGCATCAATTACAAGTTAGAAGTTTGTGTAATCAATTAGAAGTTAGAAGTTAGTGTTAATAAACTCCATTTAAATATCTGTTAGAAGTAGTGTAATCATGCTTTTGTTGATAAACTCAGTTTACATATCTGAGTTACATATCTAACGTTCGACATTGAATATAACTTTCACGAGGGGGCGCGGCCCCCGAGTGATGTGCGACGTAATTGAATTTGTAGCTTAGGTTAGGTTTAGGTTGTTTTCTTATGGTTTGCAGTGAAATTTTTAACAAGGAGCATGTATATTCATGCAATATGTCATGTCGCGGGTTAACATTTGCACCGATTGCATACTAATCCGATGCGAAGTAACATATATGATACtgtttatgttgttttttttgtagCAAAATCTTGGTTGTTGACATCGTTTTTTCATTGTTGACACTGAAAATTTATACAATATTTCAGATTATTGTATCAACATTGGTTGATGATGAAAGTTtattggatcaactttcattgttgatacaAATATCCTGGATAGTTTTCTGATTATGGTGTCAATAATGGTTGTTGACATatgttttatttggatcaacattggttgttgacagaTTATGGTGTCAACATTGGTTTGTTGATCCCAAATTGTGAGTTGTTAATCTGTTATGGTTGTTGCAGGATAAAGACGGCTGTTGTAGAGTTCAAGTTTTGCAATTTGATCGTGTCGCATCCTATTTCGGAATCAACTACTGTCAGTGAGATGATAAGCGTGGTGAAACAAAAGACTTTTATCATGAATCGAAAGAAAGAAATTACTTTAGGTGCACCTTTTTACTTGTCAATAATAGTCTTGTTTGTCAGTTTGTCGTATAATTGGATTTGCTACACTGGCtaagatatatatataatttaaCAATTCGTAATGTCTTTAAACTGATTGGCCACTCCCAATTAGGAGGTGTGTGCAATATCAAAGTGTGTCGTGCGCTTCTAGCCTCCTCAAGGCTCAAGCTCGCTTTGAGATCGAGGACGAAAAAGGCACGTGGATACCGTGTTTCGGCTGCGTGGCAAACTTGAAGTATTTGCTCTACAGTGTGAAAGTGTGG encodes:
- the LOC113350604 gene encoding uncharacterized protein LOC113350604 encodes the protein MAHRYSLDAFDRMMRDITEIVEPFGGKIIIMGDDFLQVLPVNPRSTRGQTVDACLSRRICHAAEDAYYSEFLMRVGDGDESCVANDMIKVPEDMVIPWVSDSSLSRLIDVTFPNLVENSRDKDYMVNRALIILLNEYVEKLNDRVLSIFPEKEVLLYSFDSVDDDTHGLLPTRIPEQHCS